The following proteins come from a genomic window of Salvia hispanica cultivar TCC Black 2014 chromosome 4, UniMelb_Shisp_WGS_1.0, whole genome shotgun sequence:
- the LOC125221383 gene encoding uncharacterized protein LOC125221383: MAIEVTVISAEVLRLGINIFVKKDVFVVRSDTFNSRSTGTDREGGSYPTWNEKLVELPNRKSAIFKFMLKGANGGKNGIVNLSVRVLSPGQGEPWSGVPMIDGKAIARGIPISHKY, encoded by the exons ATGGCCATCGAGGTCACCGTTATTTCTGCCGAGGTTTTGAGGTTAGGCATAAACATCTTTGTCAAGAAAGATGTTTTCGTCGTAAGATCTGACACATTCAATTCGCGATCAACGGGCACAGATAGGGAGGGTGGGAGCTACCCAACATGGAATGAGAAGCTGGTGGAGCTACCCAATAGGAAGAGCGcgatctttaaatttat GTTGAAGGGTGCAAATGGCGGGAAGAATGGGATAGTGAACCTCTCGGTCAGAGTCTTGAGCCCTGGGCAAGGGGAGCCTTGGTCCGGAGTTCCAATGATAGATGGCAAGGCCATTGCTCGTGGTATTCCCATTTcccataaatattaa
- the LOC125224313 gene encoding E3 ubiquitin-protein ligase At1g12760-like has product MSSNSDSPSSPAAAAAVDSTPLLGDQSPSNRSSAFIGRAPSLRGAARFLRRASSRGRSMREPSVRVREAAAEQIEERQSDWAYSKPIVILDLVWNLAFVIVSISVLIMSRDERPSMPLRLWIVGYALQCILHMVCVCAEYMKRFSHRNSEASGRGRVNYARNYSNSSSGSDDVESGGYSSEHRQSDDETSVAKHLESANTMFSFIWWIIGFYWVSVGGPDLTAESPQLYWLSIAFLAFDVCFVVLCVAVACIIGIAVCCCLPCIIAILYAVADQDGATKEDIERLPKFKFRKIGDFEKQNGEIQESFGGIITECDTDSPTEHVLPLDDAECCICLCAYDDGAELRELPCRHHFHSACIDKWLHLNAVCPLCKFNILKNGSQVDSEEA; this is encoded by the exons ATGTCGTCTAACAGCGACAGCCCGTCGTCTCCCGCGGCCGCCGCAGCTGTCGACTCTACGCCGTTGCTGGGCGACCAGAGCCCCAGCAATCGCTCCTCCGCCTTCATCGGGCGCGCTCCCAGCCTCCGCGGCGCCGCCCGCTTCCTCCGCCGCGCCAGCAGCCGCGGCCGCTCGATGCGCGAGCCCTCCGTCCGCGTCCGCGAAGCTGCGGCCGAGCAAATCGAGGAGCGCCAGAGCGATTGGGCCTACTCCAAGCCGATAGTGATACTCGACCTCGTCTGGAACCTCGCCTTCGTCATCGTCTCGATCTCCGTCCTCATTATGAGCCGCGATGAACGCCCCTCGATGCCGCTGCGTCTCTGGATCGTCGGCTACGCGCTCCAGTGCATTCTTCATATGGTCTGCGTCTGCGCCGAGTACATGAAGAGGTTTTCCCACCGGAATTCGGAGGCTAGTGGGAGAGGGCGGGTTAACTACGCCCGGAATTACTCCAATTCCAGCTCCGGAAGTGATGACGTCGAATCCGGCGGTTATTCTTCAGAGCACCGACAGAGTGATGATGAAACTAG TGTTGCTAAGCATCTGGAGTCTGCAAATACTATGTTCTCGTTCATTTGGTGGATAATTGGGTTCTATTGGGTATCTGTTGGTGGCCCGGATTTGACAGCTGAATCGCCACAGCTTTACTG GCTTTCCATTGCATTCTTGGCATTCGATGTGTGCTTCGTTGTGCTTTGTGTTGCCGTGGCGTGTATAATTGGAATTGCTGTTTGCTGCTGTCTACCATGTATCATTGCAATCTTATATGCAGTTGCAGATCAG GACGGAGCTACTAAGGAAGACATTGAGAGAttaccaaaattcaaatttcgaAAAATTGGTGACTTTGAGAAACAAAATGgtgaaattcaagaatcatTCGGAGGAATAATAACTGAATGTGACACTGATTCTCCCACAGAGCATGTTCTACCTCTGGATGATGCT GAATGTTGTATTTGCCTTTGTGCCTATGATGATGGAGCCGAACTGCGTGAACTCCCATGTCGTCATCATTTTCACTCAGCCTGCATAGACAAGTGGCTGCACTTAAATGCAGTCTGTCCTCTCTGCAAGTTCAATATACTGAAGAATGGCAGTCAAGTCGACAGCGAAGAAGCATAA
- the LOC125222021 gene encoding shaggy-related protein kinase epsilon-like isoform X1, with protein MNMMRRIKSIASGRTSVSDHGGDSSMKRVKVERGIDQSGACDVNGRLPAESNSMKGVAAASDVHELPKEMNGMRIRGDGNDDHVSSDIEPTVISGNGTEPGQIIVTSIGGRNGQPKQAMSYMAERVVGTGSFGVVYKAKCLETGESVAIKKVLQDRRYKNRELQMMRLLNHPNVVQLKHYFYSTTDKNEVYLNLVLEFVPETVYRATRQYSRVNQYMPILNVQMYMYQICRSLNYMHRIIGVCHRDIKPQNLLVNTQTHQLKLCDMGSAKILVPGEPNISYICSRYYRAPELIFGASEYTSAIDMWSVGCVMAEMLLGQPIFPGESSVDQLVEIIKVLGTPTREEIKCMNPNYTEFKFPQIKAHPWHKVFHRKIPAEAVDLVSRLLQYSPTLRFTALEACAHPFFDDLRDPNTRLPNGQPLPPLFEFTAEELTGVPSELLKRLIPDRTKK; from the exons atgaatatgatgCGTCGGATTAAGAGCATTGCTTCGGGCCGCACATCCGTTTCAGATCAC GGAGGCGATTCCAGCATGAAAAGGGTGAAGGTGGAACGGGGAATAGATCAGAGTGGCGCCTGTGATGTGAACGGTAGGCTGCCGGCAGAGTCGAACTCTATGAAAGGTGTTGCAGCCGCGTCAGATGTGCATGAGCTACCGAAGGAGATGAATGGAATGAGGATTCGAGGGGATGGAAACGATGACCATGTTAGTAGT GATATTGAGCCAACTGTCATTAGTGGCAATGGAACTGAACCCGGTCAGATAATTGTGACCTCAATTGGTGGCCGAAATGGACAACCAAAACAG GCGATGTCTTACATGGCAGAGCGCGTGGTGGGAACTGGTTCGTTTGGAGTTGTATACAAG GCTAAATGCCTTGAGACGGGGGAATCTGTTGCCATAAAGAAGGTTTTACAGGATAGGAGATACAAGAACCGGGAACTGCAGATGATGCGCTTGCTCAACCATCCTAATGTGGTTCAGCTGAAGCATTATTTCTATTCGACTACTGACAAGAACGAGGTTTACCTTAATCTTGTGCTGGAGTTTGTCCCTGAAACTGTTTATCGGGCTACAAGGCAGTATAGCAGAGTCAACCAGTACATGCCCATCTTAAATGTGCAGATGTACATGTATCAG ATTTGCCGTTCACTAAATTATATGCATAGAATTATCGGAGTTTGTCATCGAGATATCAAGCCTCAAAATCTGCTG GTCAATACTCAAACTCACCAGCTTAAGCTTTGTGATATGGGAAGCGCGAAGATACTG GTACCCGGTGAACCAAACATCTCGTATATCTGCTCTCGATATTACAGGGCTCCCGAACTGATATTTGGAGCTTCAGAATACACATCTGCCATTGATATGTGGTCCGTTGGCTGTGTCATGGCTGAGATGCTTTTAGGGCAG CCTATATTTCCCGGTGAAAGCAGCGTTGATCAGCTTGTCGAAATAATTAAG GTTTTGGGAACTCCAACAAGAGAGGAAATCAAGTGCATGAATCCAAATTATACTGAATTTAAGTTCCCTCAGATTAAAGCCCACCCATGGCACAAG GTGTTTCACAGGAAAATCCCAGCTGAAGCAGTGGATCTGGTATCAAGGTTACTCCAATACTCACCAACTCTACGATTCACAGCC TTGGAGGCTTGTGCACACCCCTTTTTTGATGACTTGAGAGATCCTAATACACGCTTGCCCAATGGTCAGCCGTTACCTCCTCTCTTCGAATTCACAGCTGAAG AACTTACTGGTGTGCCTTCCGAACTGCTCAAACGTCTCATCCCTGACCGCACCAAGAAGTGA
- the LOC125222021 gene encoding shaggy-related protein kinase epsilon-like isoform X2 produces MNMMRRIKSIASGRTSVSDHGGDSSMKRVKVERGIDQSGACDVNGRLPAESNSMKGVAAASDVHELPKEMNGMRIRGDGNDDHDIEPTVISGNGTEPGQIIVTSIGGRNGQPKQAMSYMAERVVGTGSFGVVYKAKCLETGESVAIKKVLQDRRYKNRELQMMRLLNHPNVVQLKHYFYSTTDKNEVYLNLVLEFVPETVYRATRQYSRVNQYMPILNVQMYMYQICRSLNYMHRIIGVCHRDIKPQNLLVNTQTHQLKLCDMGSAKILVPGEPNISYICSRYYRAPELIFGASEYTSAIDMWSVGCVMAEMLLGQPIFPGESSVDQLVEIIKVLGTPTREEIKCMNPNYTEFKFPQIKAHPWHKVFHRKIPAEAVDLVSRLLQYSPTLRFTALEACAHPFFDDLRDPNTRLPNGQPLPPLFEFTAEELTGVPSELLKRLIPDRTKK; encoded by the exons atgaatatgatgCGTCGGATTAAGAGCATTGCTTCGGGCCGCACATCCGTTTCAGATCAC GGAGGCGATTCCAGCATGAAAAGGGTGAAGGTGGAACGGGGAATAGATCAGAGTGGCGCCTGTGATGTGAACGGTAGGCTGCCGGCAGAGTCGAACTCTATGAAAGGTGTTGCAGCCGCGTCAGATGTGCATGAGCTACCGAAGGAGATGAATGGAATGAGGATTCGAGGGGATGGAAACGATGACCAT GATATTGAGCCAACTGTCATTAGTGGCAATGGAACTGAACCCGGTCAGATAATTGTGACCTCAATTGGTGGCCGAAATGGACAACCAAAACAG GCGATGTCTTACATGGCAGAGCGCGTGGTGGGAACTGGTTCGTTTGGAGTTGTATACAAG GCTAAATGCCTTGAGACGGGGGAATCTGTTGCCATAAAGAAGGTTTTACAGGATAGGAGATACAAGAACCGGGAACTGCAGATGATGCGCTTGCTCAACCATCCTAATGTGGTTCAGCTGAAGCATTATTTCTATTCGACTACTGACAAGAACGAGGTTTACCTTAATCTTGTGCTGGAGTTTGTCCCTGAAACTGTTTATCGGGCTACAAGGCAGTATAGCAGAGTCAACCAGTACATGCCCATCTTAAATGTGCAGATGTACATGTATCAG ATTTGCCGTTCACTAAATTATATGCATAGAATTATCGGAGTTTGTCATCGAGATATCAAGCCTCAAAATCTGCTG GTCAATACTCAAACTCACCAGCTTAAGCTTTGTGATATGGGAAGCGCGAAGATACTG GTACCCGGTGAACCAAACATCTCGTATATCTGCTCTCGATATTACAGGGCTCCCGAACTGATATTTGGAGCTTCAGAATACACATCTGCCATTGATATGTGGTCCGTTGGCTGTGTCATGGCTGAGATGCTTTTAGGGCAG CCTATATTTCCCGGTGAAAGCAGCGTTGATCAGCTTGTCGAAATAATTAAG GTTTTGGGAACTCCAACAAGAGAGGAAATCAAGTGCATGAATCCAAATTATACTGAATTTAAGTTCCCTCAGATTAAAGCCCACCCATGGCACAAG GTGTTTCACAGGAAAATCCCAGCTGAAGCAGTGGATCTGGTATCAAGGTTACTCCAATACTCACCAACTCTACGATTCACAGCC TTGGAGGCTTGTGCACACCCCTTTTTTGATGACTTGAGAGATCCTAATACACGCTTGCCCAATGGTCAGCCGTTACCTCCTCTCTTCGAATTCACAGCTGAAG AACTTACTGGTGTGCCTTCCGAACTGCTCAAACGTCTCATCCCTGACCGCACCAAGAAGTGA